The following DNA comes from Primulina huaijiensis isolate GDHJ02 unplaced genomic scaffold, ASM1229523v2 scaffold204111, whole genome shotgun sequence.
ACTCcttctttaacgtaaatcacaTATCTGCATTTGCGTGCAAATGGTAACAATTTACCAACATAACATACATGAGAATAAAGCAGAAACCGAGAAGAAGAAACCCGACAAATCATACCGTCCCGTGTACTTTTCAGGCATGGCATTCAATGCTGCGGAAACGGTAGTAAAGTCCCCACTGCCATCTTTCGCAACAGTCACATTAGGCCTAATTTTCGGagaattcttcttcaacatTCTTCTGTTCTCTCGACTGATCCAGGACGGGAATCCATCTTTGTTTACAGATAAAAGATTCCGTTTCACATCAGAAACTTGCAAAATGGAAAAAATACTCGACAATTGTGACGTAATAGCAAGAGCATTGCTGCCAAGTTCCCTAGTAGTCTTCAAGATCTTCTTCAACGCATCCTTTTCCTTTCCCTCAGGAAATCCATCGATACATGTCTGCTGATACGACAAAACGGCACTCAACCAATTGTTAAGATCACCCGTTTTTGACGAAAGCTTTGTCAAATCTTTGCCTTCTATACTTGAAATAGAGCTATTCAGTTCCTCCTTAGCATCATTTAGAAGCACCAAACAATCATCAAATGCAGCCTTTTTAAGAGGACTATCAAATTTGATATTCGACGCT
Coding sequences within:
- the LOC140966287 gene encoding putative pectinesterase/pectinesterase inhibitor 45, producing RHSESPSASRQVVTADKAVKSVCAGTDYKQTCEDSLSKAVKNNATAEPKDILNAAFSVASDEIDKVIKQASNIKFDSPLKKAAFDDCLVLLNDAKEELNSSISSIEGKDLTKLSSKTGDLNNWLSAVLSYQQTCIDGFPEGKEKDALKKILKTTRELGSNALAITSQLSSIFSILQVSDVKRNLLSVNKDGFPSWISRENRRMLKKNSPKIRPNVTVAKDGSGDFTTVSAALNAMPEKYTGRYDLSGFFFSVSALFS